One Streptomyces sp. RPA4-2 genomic window carries:
- a CDS encoding cupin domain-containing protein: protein MTENSQATPSFAVHVPDAELEPEPLDPGQIVSGTPVVTGKVLWESADGKQSRGIWQITPGVVTDTEANELFVVVSGRATIEIEGGGPFEVGPGDAAILREGDRTTWTVHETLRKAYHISL from the coding sequence ATGACCGAGAACAGCCAGGCCACCCCGTCCTTCGCCGTCCACGTTCCCGACGCCGAGCTCGAGCCGGAGCCGCTCGACCCGGGCCAGATCGTCTCCGGCACCCCGGTCGTGACCGGCAAGGTGCTGTGGGAGTCGGCCGACGGCAAGCAGTCGCGCGGCATCTGGCAGATCACCCCCGGAGTGGTGACCGACACCGAGGCGAACGAGCTCTTTGTCGTCGTCAGCGGCCGCGCCACGATCGAGATCGAGGGTGGCGGTCCCTTCGAGGTGGGCCCGGGAGACGCGGCGATCCTGCGCGAGGGCGACCGTACGACGTGGACCGTGCACGAGACGCTCCGCAAGGCGTACCACATCAGCCTGTAG
- a CDS encoding carbohydrate kinase family protein, with amino-acid sequence MLVVGDVITDVVARHRGPLAAGTDTAAAVRTLPGGAGANVACWAAHRGCPDVRLLGRVGADAAAWHERELSACGVRPLLVVDPEAPTGTVICLVDQGASAERTFLTDSGASLRLDPGDWSSTLLDGVARLHLSGYLFFSEPSRALASAALESARARGVPVSLDPASAGFLAKLGVDRFLALAEDVDLLLPSRDEACLLTGLPDPADAAAELSRRIPLVVAKLGGDGALVARSGTVRAHVPAAPATARDTTGAGDAFTGAFLAALLAGAEPEAAAVGGCEAGAMAVERVGGRPEAAPPAR; translated from the coding sequence CTGCTCGTCGTCGGTGATGTGATCACGGACGTCGTCGCCCGGCATCGAGGGCCGCTCGCGGCGGGCACCGACACGGCCGCGGCGGTCCGCACCCTGCCGGGCGGGGCCGGTGCCAACGTCGCCTGCTGGGCGGCCCATCGGGGCTGTCCGGACGTACGGCTGCTCGGCCGGGTGGGGGCGGATGCCGCCGCCTGGCACGAACGCGAGCTGTCGGCCTGCGGTGTACGTCCCCTGCTCGTCGTCGATCCCGAGGCGCCGACCGGGACGGTGATCTGTCTGGTGGACCAGGGCGCCTCGGCCGAGCGGACGTTCCTCACGGACAGCGGGGCCTCGCTGCGGCTCGATCCCGGCGACTGGTCGTCCACGCTGCTCGACGGTGTCGCGCGGCTGCATCTGTCGGGCTATCTGTTCTTCTCCGAACCGAGCCGGGCGCTGGCCTCGGCGGCCCTGGAGTCGGCACGCGCGCGGGGTGTACCGGTCAGTCTGGACCCGGCGTCGGCGGGCTTCCTCGCGAAACTGGGCGTGGACCGTTTCCTCGCGCTCGCCGAGGACGTCGACCTGCTGCTGCCCAGCCGCGACGAGGCGTGCCTGCTGACCGGTCTGCCCGATCCGGCGGACGCCGCGGCCGAGTTGAGCCGTCGCATTCCGCTGGTCGTCGCGAAACTGGGCGGCGACGGCGCCCTCGTGGCCCGCTCGGGCACCGTGCGGGCACACGTTCCGGCGGCGCCCGCGACGGCCCGGGACACCACGGGCGCCGGTGACGCGTTCACCGGCGCGTTCCTCGCCGCCCTGCTCGCGGGCGCCGAACCCGAGGCGGCGGCGGTGGGCGGGTGCGAGGCGGGAGCGATGGCGGTGGAGCGGGTCGGAGGAAGGCCGGAAGCGGCGCCCCCGGCCCGGTAG
- a CDS encoding class I SAM-dependent methyltransferase, whose protein sequence is MTRTDEYLLDNQQTEAGQRFEAFATLFDPTTFRHIERLGIGPGWRCWEVGAGGTSVVSWLAKKVGPTGKIVATDIDTSWAAAAARTPVEVRVHDVAAEEPPGEGFDLVHARLVLVHVPDRERALRSMIKALRPGGRLLVEDADPALQPLLCPDEHGPEQQLANRLRQGFRKLLAERGADLAYGRKLPRLLREAGLREVEADAYFPVTSPACAALETATVRQIGQQLVTAGLATPQDIERHLANVATGSMDLATAPMISAWGRK, encoded by the coding sequence ATGACGCGAACCGACGAGTATCTCCTCGACAACCAGCAGACCGAGGCGGGACAGCGCTTCGAGGCCTTCGCCACCCTCTTCGACCCCACGACGTTCCGGCACATCGAGCGCCTCGGCATCGGGCCCGGCTGGCGCTGCTGGGAGGTCGGTGCGGGCGGCACGTCGGTGGTGTCCTGGCTCGCCAAGAAGGTCGGCCCGACCGGAAAGATCGTCGCGACCGACATCGACACGTCCTGGGCTGCCGCGGCGGCCCGAACGCCGGTCGAGGTCCGGGTGCACGACGTGGCCGCGGAGGAACCGCCGGGGGAGGGCTTCGACCTCGTGCACGCGCGACTCGTCCTGGTCCATGTGCCGGACAGGGAGCGGGCGTTGCGGTCGATGATCAAGGCGCTGCGGCCCGGCGGCCGGCTTCTCGTCGAGGACGCCGACCCGGCGCTGCAACCCTTGCTCTGCCCCGACGAGCACGGCCCCGAGCAGCAACTCGCCAACCGGCTGCGCCAGGGCTTCCGCAAGCTGCTCGCCGAGCGCGGCGCCGACCTCGCCTACGGCCGCAAACTCCCGCGCCTGCTGCGTGAGGCGGGGCTGCGCGAGGTGGAGGCCGACGCGTACTTCCCCGTCACCTCGCCCGCCTGCGCCGCCCTCGAGACCGCGACGGTCCGGCAGATCGGGCAGCAACTCGTCACCGCGGGCCTCGCCACCCCCCAGGACATCGAGCGTCACCTGGCCAACGTGGCCACCGGCTCGATGGATCTGGCGACAGCGCCCATGATCTCGGCGTGGGGGCGCAAATAG
- a CDS encoding MFS transporter, whose product MTAVGRQAAVPVDIEGIPALRRRITAVLIAGQILGGLGVATGIALATVLAKQVSGTESLSGLAPTATVTGTAVLSVPLAALMTARGRRPGLVLAYLIGASGACLVVVAARVGSFPLLLLGMAGFGAASSANLQARFAAADLAEPQRRARAISNVVWATTIGAVLGPNIAAPAGRSVSGLGIPQAAGPFVWAAGVFLLSALLVAVLLRPDPLLTARALAPAGERSADARSIRAGFAAVAASPRARLALVTVAVSHTAMVSIMSMTPVDLGHHGASIDLIGLVISAHIAGMYAFSPLMGRLSDRFGHLSGIALAGGLLACAALLAGTAGGSHGQTAAGLFLLGLGWSSGLVSGSALLTDSVPQAARAAAQGVSDLTMNTAAGVGGATAGLIVAEASYAWLNLVAACLLLPLGGLALFTRGRHDRSSEGLQDTAGQKPTALG is encoded by the coding sequence GTGACCGCCGTCGGACGGCAGGCTGCCGTACCCGTGGACATCGAGGGGATACCGGCGCTGCGGCGCCGGATCACCGCCGTACTGATCGCGGGCCAGATCCTCGGCGGGCTCGGTGTCGCCACCGGCATCGCGCTCGCCACCGTACTGGCCAAGCAGGTCAGCGGGACCGAGTCGCTGTCGGGTCTCGCGCCCACCGCGACGGTCACCGGCACGGCGGTGCTCTCCGTGCCGCTGGCCGCGCTGATGACCGCGCGCGGGCGTCGGCCCGGGCTCGTCCTCGCGTATCTCATCGGCGCGTCGGGGGCCTGCCTCGTCGTGGTCGCCGCGCGCGTCGGGAGCTTCCCCCTGCTGCTGCTCGGCATGGCGGGGTTCGGCGCGGCCTCGTCGGCGAACCTTCAGGCGCGGTTCGCGGCCGCCGATCTGGCCGAACCGCAGCGGCGCGCCCGCGCCATCTCGAACGTGGTGTGGGCCACCACGATCGGAGCGGTGCTCGGGCCCAACATCGCCGCACCTGCGGGGCGCAGCGTGTCCGGGCTCGGGATACCTCAGGCGGCCGGGCCGTTCGTCTGGGCGGCCGGGGTCTTCCTGCTCTCGGCGCTGCTGGTGGCCGTCCTGCTGCGGCCGGATCCGCTGCTGACCGCTCGGGCGCTCGCGCCGGCCGGGGAGCGGTCCGCCGACGCGCGGTCGATCCGCGCCGGTTTCGCCGCCGTCGCCGCCTCGCCGCGGGCCCGGCTGGCACTCGTGACCGTGGCCGTGTCGCACACCGCGATGGTCTCGATCATGTCGATGACCCCCGTCGACCTCGGGCACCACGGGGCGAGCATCGATCTGATCGGGCTGGTGATCAGCGCGCACATCGCGGGCATGTACGCGTTCTCACCCCTCATGGGACGGCTCTCGGACCGCTTCGGGCATCTCTCCGGGATAGCGCTCGCCGGGGGCCTGCTCGCCTGCGCCGCACTGCTCGCGGGCACGGCGGGCGGCAGCCACGGACAGACCGCCGCGGGCCTCTTCCTCCTGGGCCTGGGCTGGTCGTCCGGACTGGTGTCCGGGTCGGCGCTCCTCACGGACTCCGTGCCCCAGGCCGCGCGGGCCGCCGCGCAGGGGGTCTCCGACCTGACCATGAACACGGCGGCCGGTGTGGGCGGGGCGACCGCCGGGCTCATCGTCGCGGAGGCGAGTTACGCGTGGTTGAACCTCGTCGCCGCGTGTCTGCTGCTCCCGCTGGGCGGGCTGGCGCTGTTCACCCGTGGAAGGCACGACCGGTCCTCGGAGGGCCTCCAGGACACCGCAGGCCAGAAGCCCACGGCCCTGGGTTAG
- a CDS encoding VOC family protein, protein MTDNSPRLDHVVLWVRDPVASADFYERSVGLEPLRVTEYAEGKESFPSVRLNEETIFDLAPLPLAPYMNMVPGGADSAGHPVNHVCLSLGADDFDALRTRLEERAVPVSGFSYDAFGARGTAKRSFYFRDPDGNVFEARHYE, encoded by the coding sequence ATGACGGACAACTCGCCACGTCTCGACCATGTCGTTCTCTGGGTACGCGATCCGGTCGCGTCGGCCGACTTCTACGAGAGGTCGGTCGGCCTGGAGCCCCTGAGGGTCACCGAATACGCCGAGGGGAAGGAGTCGTTCCCCTCCGTGCGCCTCAATGAGGAGACCATTTTCGACCTCGCGCCGCTCCCTCTGGCGCCGTACATGAACATGGTCCCCGGGGGTGCGGACAGCGCAGGCCACCCCGTCAACCACGTATGTCTGTCGCTGGGAGCAGACGACTTCGACGCCTTGCGGACGCGCCTGGAGGAGAGGGCCGTCCCCGTCTCGGGCTTCTCCTACGACGCGTTCGGCGCCCGCGGCACGGCCAAGCGCAGCTTCTACTTCCGCGACCCGGACGGGAACGTCTTCGAGGCGCGGCACTACGAGTAG
- a CDS encoding pseudouridine-5'-phosphate glycosidase translates to MIVVSEEVREALDARRPVVALESTIIAHGLPRPRNLQVALELEDVVRREGAVPATVAVLDGRPHVGLDKEQVERVANEDGIRKLGHRDLPLAVATGASGATTVSATALLAALAGVRVFATGGLGGVHREWTATQDESADLGLLARTRITVVCAGVKSILDVPATLQRLETLGVAVAGYGTDRFPGFYLSDSGHPVDWTLGSPGQVADVMRAQDALDGPESALIVANPVPEEEQLEPALHARVLADALHACEAEGVTGQAVTPFLLDYLVRHTDGASLSANLAAVRGNVRLAGRIAAAWAGA, encoded by the coding sequence GTGATCGTGGTGTCCGAAGAGGTGCGGGAGGCGCTCGACGCGCGCCGGCCGGTGGTGGCCCTGGAGTCGACGATCATCGCGCACGGGCTGCCGCGTCCGCGCAATCTGCAGGTCGCGCTGGAACTGGAGGACGTCGTACGGCGGGAGGGTGCCGTACCCGCGACGGTCGCCGTGCTGGACGGGCGGCCCCATGTCGGACTGGACAAGGAGCAGGTGGAACGGGTCGCGAACGAGGACGGCATCCGCAAGCTCGGGCACCGCGATCTGCCGCTCGCGGTGGCGACGGGCGCGAGCGGGGCGACGACCGTGTCCGCGACGGCGCTGCTGGCCGCCCTCGCGGGCGTACGGGTGTTCGCGACGGGTGGCCTCGGCGGCGTGCACCGGGAGTGGACCGCGACGCAGGACGAGTCGGCCGACCTGGGCCTGCTGGCGCGTACCCGGATCACGGTGGTGTGCGCGGGCGTGAAGTCGATCCTCGACGTGCCGGCGACCTTGCAGCGCCTGGAGACGCTCGGCGTCGCGGTGGCCGGGTACGGCACCGACCGCTTCCCCGGCTTCTATCTGTCCGACTCGGGCCATCCCGTGGACTGGACGCTGGGTTCTCCCGGTCAGGTGGCGGACGTCATGCGCGCGCAGGACGCGCTGGACGGACCGGAATCGGCGCTGATCGTCGCGAACCCCGTCCCTGAGGAGGAGCAGCTCGAACCGGCGCTCCACGCGCGCGTGCTCGCCGACGCGCTGCACGCGTGCGAGGCCGAGGGCGTGACCGGACAGGCCGTGACGCCGTTCCTGCTCGACTACCTGGTGCGGCACACCGACGGTGCGTCGCTCAGCGCCAATCTGGCGGCGGTGCGGGGCAACGTACGACTCGCGGGACGGATCGCGGCGGCCTGGGCCGGGGCGTGA
- the corA gene encoding magnesium/cobalt transporter CorA: protein MSMAGNLRKVTSLGRVGGLRKVARLAKRRVRVDLSHPARSPLGSAVVNCVAYRDGVRIPGGRDLVDTVERIRKSDEGFVWLGLHEPTDREFAGIADLFDLHPLAVEDAVEAHQRPKLERYGETLFAVFKTVCYVEHKELTATSEVVHTGEIMVFVGADFVITVRHGRHGSLGPLREELEADHRQLAKGPAAVLHAIADHVVDDYVHVTDSVQEDIDAVEADVFAENGARADAGRIYQLKRELLELKRAVVPLARPVQELATRPIRVVDPEIQAYFRDVSDHLIRVTEQIAAFDELLNSILQAHLAQVTVAQNEDMRKITAWAAVIAVPTMVCGVYGMNFDNMPELHWRFGYPLVIGVITVGCLVLYRGFRRNGWL from the coding sequence ATGTCCATGGCAGGGAATCTGCGGAAGGTCACGAGCCTCGGCAGGGTCGGCGGCCTGCGCAAGGTGGCGCGATTGGCCAAGCGGCGCGTCCGCGTCGACCTGAGTCACCCCGCCCGGTCCCCGCTGGGCTCCGCGGTGGTGAACTGCGTGGCCTACCGGGACGGCGTCAGGATTCCGGGCGGCCGCGACCTGGTCGACACCGTGGAGCGCATCCGCAAGAGCGATGAGGGTTTCGTCTGGCTCGGACTGCACGAGCCGACCGACCGGGAGTTCGCCGGCATCGCCGACCTCTTCGACCTGCACCCGCTGGCCGTCGAGGACGCGGTGGAGGCTCACCAGCGCCCGAAGCTGGAGCGGTACGGCGAGACGCTGTTCGCGGTGTTCAAGACCGTCTGTTACGTCGAGCACAAAGAACTGACGGCGACGAGCGAGGTGGTGCACACGGGCGAGATCATGGTCTTCGTCGGTGCCGATTTCGTGATCACCGTGCGGCACGGACGGCACGGCTCCCTGGGCCCGCTGCGCGAGGAGCTGGAGGCCGACCACCGCCAGCTCGCCAAGGGGCCGGCCGCGGTCCTGCACGCGATCGCGGACCACGTGGTCGACGACTACGTACATGTCACGGACTCGGTTCAGGAGGACATCGACGCGGTCGAGGCCGATGTGTTCGCCGAGAACGGCGCGCGGGCGGACGCGGGCCGCATCTACCAGCTCAAGCGTGAACTGCTGGAGCTGAAGCGTGCCGTGGTCCCGCTCGCCCGCCCCGTCCAGGAGCTCGCCACCCGGCCGATCCGTGTGGTCGATCCGGAGATACAGGCGTACTTCCGGGACGTCTCCGACCATCTGATCAGGGTCACCGAACAGATAGCCGCGTTCGACGAACTGCTCAACTCGATCCTGCAGGCGCATCTGGCACAGGTCACCGTGGCGCAGAACGAGGACATGCGGAAGATCACGGCGTGGGCGGCGGTCATCGCCGTGCCGACGATGGTCTGCGGGGTGTACGGCATGAACTTCGACAACATGCCGGAGCTGCACTGGCGGTTCGGCTACCC
- the fdhA gene encoding formaldehyde dehydrogenase, glutathione-independent, whose amino-acid sequence MSESGNRAVAYLKPGAVEVRTIDHPTLELQDGPGVAAENVGRKCRHGVILKVLASNICGSDQHMVRGRTTAPEGLVLGHEITGEVLERGPDVEFIEVGDIVSVPFNIACGRCRNCKERRTGICLNVNPARPGAAYGYVDMGGWVGGQAQYAMVPYADFNLLRFPDRDQAREKLLDLTMLSDIFPTGFHGAVTAGAGVGSTVYVAGAGPVGLAAAASAQLLGAAVVIVGDLNAERLAQARSFGCETVDISAGPVEDQIAQILGEPEVDAAVDAVGFEARAHGPDAEEAPATVLNSLMGITRAGGALGIPGLYVTDDPGGIDQDARTGTLKVRLGLGWAKSHRLSTGQCPVMRYHRGLMQAILHERVHIAKAVNATVIGLEDAPRGYAEFDQGAGRKYVLDPHGALAGVRPV is encoded by the coding sequence ATGAGCGAGAGCGGAAACAGGGCAGTCGCATATCTCAAGCCGGGTGCGGTGGAGGTCAGGACCATCGACCATCCGACGCTTGAACTGCAGGACGGGCCGGGAGTGGCCGCCGAGAACGTCGGTCGCAAGTGCCGGCACGGAGTCATTCTCAAGGTGCTCGCCAGCAACATCTGTGGCAGTGACCAGCACATGGTGCGGGGCCGTACGACCGCGCCCGAGGGGCTGGTCCTCGGACACGAAATCACCGGAGAGGTACTGGAACGCGGTCCGGACGTCGAGTTCATCGAGGTCGGGGACATCGTCTCGGTACCGTTCAACATCGCCTGCGGCCGGTGCCGCAACTGCAAGGAACGCAGGACCGGCATCTGCCTGAACGTCAATCCGGCCCGCCCGGGGGCCGCCTACGGTTATGTCGACATGGGCGGCTGGGTCGGGGGCCAGGCCCAGTACGCCATGGTCCCGTACGCGGACTTCAACCTGCTGAGGTTCCCCGACCGCGACCAGGCGCGCGAGAAGCTCCTCGACCTGACCATGCTGTCGGACATCTTCCCGACGGGCTTCCACGGCGCGGTCACCGCGGGCGCCGGGGTCGGTTCGACGGTGTACGTCGCCGGGGCGGGCCCGGTCGGTCTGGCAGCGGCCGCGTCGGCGCAGCTCCTGGGCGCCGCGGTCGTCATCGTCGGAGACCTCAACGCCGAACGCCTCGCCCAGGCCCGGAGCTTCGGGTGCGAGACGGTGGACATCTCCGCGGGCCCGGTGGAGGACCAGATCGCGCAGATCCTCGGCGAACCCGAGGTCGACGCGGCCGTCGACGCGGTCGGCTTCGAGGCACGCGCGCACGGCCCCGACGCCGAGGAGGCACCCGCGACCGTCCTCAACTCGCTGATGGGCATCACCCGCGCGGGTGGAGCGCTGGGCATCCCCGGTCTGTACGTCACGGACGACCCCGGCGGGATCGACCAGGACGCGCGGACCGGAACGCTGAAGGTGCGGCTCGGTCTGGGGTGGGCGAAGAGTCATCGCCTCAGCACGGGGCAGTGCCCGGTGATGCGGTACCACCGGGGGCTGATGCAGGCGATCCTGCACGAACGGGTGCACATCGCCAAGGCGGTCAACGCGACCGTGATCGGCCTGGAGGACGCACCGCGCGGCTACGCCGAGTTCGACCAGGGCGCCGGCCGCAAGTACGTACTCGATCCGCACGGGGCACTGGCCGGCGTACGGCCTGTCTGA